Part of the Pseudarthrobacter sp. L1SW genome, ACCGTGGACGGCGGCACCACGGACGCCGGCACGGAGGACGGCACCGCGGGCGCCGGGACCACCGACGCCGGCGGCGCTCTGCCCGACGTCGGTTCTCTGCCCGTGGATCCGGCTGCCGCACTCGACGGCGACCTGCTCAACGTCAATGTGGACCTTGCCGCCGACGCGGACATCGCAGCCCCGATCAACGGTGCCGTGGCAGCCAACGCCAACGTGGCTGCCCCGATCGACGCCGCGGTTGCGGCGAACATCGGCTCCATCGACAGCCAGGCCTACGCCGTGGCCGAACAGGATGCCATCATCAGCCAGAACATCGAGGGCGAAGCCAACGCCACTGCCGACCAGCAGTCCGACCTCCGGCAGTAACACCCATGACCCACACCAGCGGCGGGCCACGCACCCAGGCGGGCCCGCCGTCGTCCGCTGCGCCCCTTGCCCACCACCTGCTGCACGCTCCCGCCCGGGCTGACGGCGTGCAGCTCATCGGCCCCGCCGAGGGCTCCGGCTACCGGGAACCGCCGGCGCTGGTCCGCCGCGCTGACGGGCAAGCCCTCCAGCTGACGCCGCTGCTGTTCGCGGTGCTGGAGGCAGTGGACGGCACCCGGACCGTGGAGGAGGTGGCCCGGCATGCCAGCGAGGCGTCGGGAAGGCTGGTCAGCGCGGAAAACGTCCGCAGCTTGATGGACTCGCAGTTGCTGCCGCTGGGCCTGCTGCGGCTTGCGGACGGGTCCCAGCCGGAGGTCCGGAAGGCGGACCCGCTGCTGGGCATGCGCTTCCGCTACACCGTGACCGATCCGGAACGCACCCGCAGGATCACGGCACCTTTCGCGGTTCTGTTCAACCCGCTCATTGTAGTTCTGGTGACCCTGGGGTTCCTGGCAGCCTGCTGGTGGGTGCTGATGGTCAAGGGCCTGGCCTCGGCCACCCACGAGGCGTTCGAGAAGCCCGTCCTGCTCCTGCTGATTTTCGCCGTCACCATCCTTTCGGCAGGGTTCCACGAGTTCGGTCACGCCGCCGCGGCCCGCAGGGGCGGGGCAACGCCCGGGGCCATAGGCGCAGGGTTGTACCTGATCTGGCCGGCATTCTTCACGGACGTCACGGATTCCTACCGGCTGGGCCGCGGCGGCCGGATCCGCACGGACCTTGGCGGCCTGTACTTCAACGCCATTGTTGCCGTGGCCATCATGGGGCTGTGGTGGGCCACAGGCTTCGACGCCCTGCTGCTGGTGGTGGTCACGCAGATCCTCCAGATGGTCCGGCAGCTGCTCCCTTTGGTGAGGTTTGACGGCTACCACCTACTCGCCGACGCCACCGGAGTCCCTGATCTGTTCCAGCGCATCAAGCCGGTCCTGCTGGGCCTGCTTCCGTGGCGGTGGGGACGGCCGGAAAACAAGGTCCTCAAACCGTGGGCGCGCGCCGTGGTGACCCTGTGGGTGCTGGTCACCGTGCCGCTGCTGCTGTTCAGCCTTGCCATGATGGTGTTCGCCCTCCCCCGGCTTCTGGCCACCGCCTGGAGCAGCGCCGCAAAGCAGCAGGACCTGCTCGCCGGCAGCCTTGCCGACGGCGACCTTGCCGGCGCCGCCGTGCGAGGCCTGGCCCTTGCAACCGTGGCCCTGCCCATGGTGGGCATGCTCTACATCCTGGTGCGGCTGCTGCGGCAACTGGTCACCGGCCTGTGGCGGAAGACCCGCGGCCGGGCACTCCGGCGCACCGCGGCAATGGGCGTGGTGGCGGCGCTGCTGGCCGGGCTGGCCTGGGCGTGGTGGCCCGACGGCGGCACGTACCTTCCGGTCCAGCCGTACGAACGCGGAACGCTGGCCGATGCGACGGCCTCGATCCTGCCCGCTTCCGCTTCCGCTTCCGCCACAACGCTGCGGGAAGGCGGCAGCGGACGGACCGTGGCGTTGTGGCCCGAAGGCGCGGCGAAGCCCACCCGGGAGGACCCGCAGCTGAGCATGGTGCTGGTGCCGGTGGACAGCCCGGCGGGGGCTGCCCCGGCTGGATCCACAGGTCCAGCAGCGCCCTCCTGGGTGTTCCCGTTCGAAAGGCCGGACGCTCCCGAAGAGGGCGGCAACCAGGCGCTGGCCGTGAACACCACCGACGGCTCCGTCACCTACAGCGTGGCGTTCGCCCTGGTGTGGGCTGAGGACGGGGAGCCGGTTGATACCCGGAACGAGGCGTATGCCTTTGCCAGCTGCAGCGGCTGCGCTGCCATTGCGGTGGGTTTCCAGGTTGTCCTCATCCTGGGGCAGGCGGACGTTGTGGTCCCGGAGAACCTGTCGGCTGCGGCGAACTACAACTGCCTTGAGTGCCTCACGTACGCCCTCGCCAGCCAGCTGGTCCTGACCCTGGACGGGCCGCTGACGGAGGACGGCATGGCGGCGCTGCAGGCCCTGTGGGCCGAGATTGCCGAGTACGGCCGGAACATCCGGAATGTGCCGCTCTCCGAAATCCAGGCCACGCTGTCCTCCTACAAGGAACAGATCACGGCCATCATCCAGGCGGACCCGAGCGCCACCAAGGGTTCCGCTCCGGCAAGCACTCCCGCCCCTTCGGGGGAACCGGGACCAACCGGAAGCCCGACGCCGGCCCCGTCCGCGCCCGGCACCGGCGCAACCGCTCCGGCAGGAACGGCGCCCGCCACTGCTCCGGCAACGCAGCCTGCCCCAGGCGAGGCGCCGGCGTCGTACGCGCCCGTTGAGACGCCGGTCCCAACGGCGGATACTGGGGGCACGGCCCCCGCTGCCGAACCGCTCCCCACCGCTAACCCCAGCCAGGAGAACTGATGTTATTGAGCAAGGGAACGTCCGTGGAATGGAACACCCCGCAGGCCAAGACCGGAGCCCGGGCAGCGCACAAGGCGTCCGCCCTCACCGAAACTGTCAAAACCGGGAAGAAGTAGCACGGTGGCCGTGCAGCACGAGGTGGTCATCATCGGCGGCGGCAACGCCGGCGTGTCCCTGGCCGCCCGCCTGGAGCGCTACGGGGTGAAGGACGTGGCCGTTGTCGAGCCCAAGGACCACCATTTCTACCAGCCGCTGTTCTCCCACATCGCGGGCGGCCGGGCCCCGGCCGCCGAGGCAGTCCGCGCGCAGGAATCGGTGATGCCCCAGGGCGTGACGTGGATCCGGGACGCGGCCACGGGTGTGGACACGGATGCGAACACCGTCACCCTGGCGTCCGGTTCCAGCGTGTCCTACGGCCAGCTGGTGGTGTGCCCCGGGCTGCAGTATGACTGGGATGCCGTGCCCGGTCTGGCAGAGGCGGTGCATTCGCCCCACGGCACGTCACACTACGAGTTCGAACTGGCGTCCAAGGCCTGGACCCTGCTGAGCGCTTTGACGTCCGGCACGGCCGTCTTCACCATGCCCGCCGGCCCCATCAAGTGCGGCGGCGCAAGCCAGAAGCCCATGTACCTGGCCTGCGACTACTGGCGGGAACAAGGCATCCTGGACCGGATCCGCGTGGTGATGGTCCAGCCCTACCCCACCGTGTTCGGGGTGCCGGAGGTGGACAGGGAACTGGACCGGAAGATCGCGGAGTACGGCATCGAGCTGCGGACCAACAGCGAACTGGTGGCCGTGGACGCGGCGGGCCAGGCAGCCACCATCCGGAACCTTGAAACCGGCGCCGAGGAGAACCTGCACTACGACGTCCTCAACGCCGTTCCGCCGCAGTCGGCCCCGGACTGGCTCAAGGCAACGGACCTGCCGGCAGCGGGAGACGCCGGAGGTTTCGTGGAGGTGGACCGCCAGACGCTCCGGCACATCCGGTTCCAGAACGTCTGGTCGCTGGGAGACGCGGCCGGGACCACCAACTCCAAATCCGGGGGCGCCCTGCGGAAGCAGACCAAGGTCCTGGCCAGGAACCTGGTGGCCGCGCGGAAAGGCAAACCCCTGCGGGCGAAGTACAACGGCTACTCGGTGTGCCCTTTCACGGTATCCCGGGACACTGTGGTGTTCGCGGAGTTCGACGACCGCTACCGGCCCATGCCCACCATCCCGCGGGTGCCCACGTGGAACGAAAGCAGGCTGTCCTGGGTGGTGGACCGGGACGTTTTTCCGCAGGTGTACTGGAACCTGATCCTCAAAGGCCGGGCCTGACCTGAGAGAGCGTCCGGGGAAAACCCACATTGAGTGAGAGAGCGTCCGGGGAAAACCCACATTGAGTGAGAGAGCGTCCGGGGGCGGGGCTGGGTTTAACCGCTGACGACGGCGGCTGTCGCCTCGGCGATGGCGCGTTCCTCGTCGGTGGGAACCACCAGGACGGGAATGGCGGACTGTGCCGTGGAAATGACGCGCGGTTCCCTGGACCGCTGGGCATTTAGGCCGGCGTCGAGCTCTATGCCCAGGGCGCCCAGCCGGTCCGCCACCAGGGCACGGAACTGGTGGGAGTTCTCGCCGATGCCGGCCGTGAAGACCAGTGCCCTGGCCCCGCCCACCGCCACGTGGTACCCGCCGATGTACTTGGCCAGCCGGTAGGACGTGACGGCGAGCGCCGTCGCGGCCTTGGCATCGCCTGCTTCGGAGGCCTCCACTACCGAGCGCATGTCGTTGTTCCCGGCCAGTCCCTTCAGCCCCGATTCGCGGTTGAGCATGGTGTCGATGTCCTCCGGCGTCCAGCCTGCCCGGCCAAGGAACACCAGGATGGACGGGTCCAGGTCCCCCGAACGGGTGCCCATCACCAGGCCTTCGAGCGGTGTGAAACCCATGGAGGTGTCCACCGACTGGCCGCCCCGGATGGCTGTGACGGAGGCGCCGTTGCCCAGGTGGGCGATGACGCCGTCGAACTCTTCCACGGGAATGTCCAGCAGCGCTGCCGCCCGTCGCGCAACGTACTCGTGGGAGGTGCCGTGGAAGCCATAGCGGCGGATGCCGTGGTTGGTGTAGAGCTCATCCGGCACGGCGTAGCGCCAGGCGTGCTGGGGCAGGGTGCGGTGGAAGGCGGTGTCGAACACGGCAACCTGCGGCATGTCCGGCCACTTTTTGGTGATGGCCCGGATCCCCAGCACGTTGGCGGGGTTGTGCAGCGGCGCCAACGGATTCAGCCGCTCGATGGCCCGGGTGATCTCGTTGTCGATCAGCACCGGCTCGGCGAAACGCTCGCCGCCGTGCACCACCCGGTGGCCCACGGCGCCCAGTTCGAGGTCCCCCAGTTCCTGGTGGATGGCGGCGTCCACCTGTTCCAGCGCCTCGGCGTGGTCCCGCGGGCCCTCGATCTCGCCGTCCCCGTCACCGCCGTTGCCCATGCCGATTTTCTCGATCAGCCCCTCGGCCAGGACGCTCCCGGCGGCGACGTCGCGCACCTGGTATTTGAGCGAGGACGAGCCGGAGTTGATGACGAGCACGAGCATGAGGGGCCTCCTGAGGCTTGCTTCTGCGGTTCAAACCCCACTATAGGTGGGCGCGGCGGCCGTTTCCTTGCGGAGGGGGCCCGGCTGCGCCTAGAGTCGGGGCGGACAGGCTGGACCACGCCCGAGAGGACACTGCCATGACGAACGAACCCACTTCGATTGACGAGAATGATCCCACCAACACGGGATCCAGCAGCACCGCTCCCCTGAATGCCCAGGCGGATTCGGACACCGGCTCCGGCTCCGGGACCAAGGACCCCACCGGCATCGAGGGCGCCAACCCGGCCCTGGACGACACCGGCAACCTCAAGGCCGCCGAAACCGGCGAAGCCCCCGAAGCCCCGGAGAACACCGAGGACCTGGACCTCACGCCGCAGGGCCTTTCGGACGAACCCGCCAAGCAGGAAGACCAGGACAGCCTGGCCAAGCCGGACAACAGCTGACCCATGCAAACGGCGACGGCGGCCCTGGCACTTACCGCTGCTGGCCCTCGTCCACCGGATCCACTGCCGCTACGGAGATCAGGACGATCCCGAGGTTCCGGACCCTTGTAAGGACCCCGTGGAGCGCTGCCTGGTCTGTGACGGAACCGCTCAGCTTTGTGGTGCCGTCCCTTTCGCGCGACAGTGTGAAGGGATCGAACCAGGCCGACCAGCGCTCGTCCAGGTGCCCGCCGATACGGATCTCGTATCTGGTGGGCACTTGGTGTTTTGGCAGCGCACTCATGATGTCCCCACTTTGTCCGCCAGCGCGTTGGCCTTGCCGCCGGTGCGGTCACCGCCGTGGTGGCCGCCGCGGTGGATAAAGTGCTCGGCCACTGCGAGGTTGATCACCCAGCCTGCACCCAGGGCCAGGTCGTTGGTGAGCTCGGTGACCCCGAACAGGGCCTCCCCGAAGCCCTGGGTGAACACCTGCGTGCCGGCGCCGAGGGCCAGGGCATAGGCCCGGGCCATCCAGGCCCGGTGCCGGCTGACGTCACCTCGGCGGACCGCTGAGAGCCCCACGAGGATAAAGGCGGCCATGCTGAACCCGAACGCGATCCGGAAAACGAACGCCAACTCCCCCGTACCCGGCTGGCGGGCGAAGAACAGCGTCATCCACAACCCAGAGGCCGCCACTGCCAGCCCGAGGCCTACCGCGCCCCGGCCAGCTATGCGGTGCCAGCCCGGATGGCGATGCCGGATCCCCGGAGCGAACTGGAATGCCCCGAGAAGCGCGTATGCCACGGCGCAGATTATGTGCACCACAACGGGGACGGGTGAGGCTGTCATGCGCGGGTTTTCCGGCAAGAGGTGTGGTCCGCCCGCCAGTTCCACGAGCCGCAGGGTTCCGGCGATGGCTGGGAACAGTACGAGGGCGAGCAGCGCGAACGGTAGCCAGCCGGTGGGCCGGGACCGCGCAGCTGTCCGGGTGGTCACCTGGCACCTTCCGGATGGAGCGGCGTGCCGACGGTACCCGGAGTGGTCCCGGCGGCCGGGGTGCGGAGCCCGCTCCACAGGGAGTACCCCAAACCAATCAGGGCTACGCCGATGGGAACGGCGAACAGCCTGTCATTGACCTGCGGCAGCAGGGGCAGGGCGAGGGTGGCCACGGACCCGGAGGCGAGCAGCGCAGCGGCCCAGCGGGCAAGTACCCTTGCGCGGAAGAGCGCAATGCCGAAGAGGAGGCCGCCGCCCAGGAAGCTGGCCGCGGCGGCCAGGTTCAGGCCCTGCATCAGGCCGATGTCGCCGGAGACAGCGTCCCCCGTGACGGTGGCGAAAACGTCGTTGACGTACCCGGGCGTACTGCGGGCGAGAGTGGGCAGGACAACGGCGCCGATGACTTCGATGCTGATCATAATGAGGTAGCCGGCGGCGAACACAAGGTAGCCCACCAGCCCCGGCAGGCGGGCCTCGGCCACCTGCCGGAGGTACATCCCGGTGATGGCCGCCAGCGACAGTCCCGCCATGAGCACCTTCAAGGTTTGGCGGACCATGTACTCAGTAGTGGTGGCGAAGGACGCATCCAGGTGCGGGTGGTTGATCTGGACACCGATGAACAACAGGCCTGCTGCAACTGCGCTCAGCCCTGCCCAGCTCATGAGTTTGGTGGTGCTGATGGACATGTTTGGCTCCTTGGCATATTTGGTCGACGCCCTGCCGGCAACTCAAAGGTAGGGGCCGGCAGGGTGACGCCGCCTCACCCGGTGATGTGACTGCCAGGGTGAAAAATGCGCGGCAGTTCCGGACGGATCAGCTGTGGGCCGAGAACCACTGCCAGCCGACTACAGCAGGCCGAGGTCGTGGGCCGTGCGGACTGCGGCGCGGCGGCTGGTGACCCCAAGCTTGGTGAAGACGTGCCTGGTATGCGTACGCAGCGTGTTGTGCGAGATGAACAGCGCGCGGGCGATCTCCGGCCCGCTCAGCTCACTGTCGAGGTGCCTGAGGACCTGCAACTCGCGCGCACTGAGCGGTTCAACGCCTGACGGCGGCTGGCCACCGTGGGCGGCAGGCGGCGGCTCCATAGACGCCTCCAGGGCAAGCAGCCGGTGCGCGGCGGCAGCACCGCCGTCGTGCGTTGCCGCACGCAGCAGCTCTAGCATGGGCGGGCCTTCGTCCAGGAACAACCGCACGTACTCGTCCGGTTCGGACAATCCCGCCAACACGGTGCCGAGCATCTCCCGCGCCAGGAGGTGCGAACCCAAAGCATCCTGCGCGAGAGCCTGCAGCATCCGGATTTCCAGCACGCTGCCGGCCCGTCCGGCCGCCGCCGCGGCGGCAAGCAGCCGGTCCAGCAGGCCAACTACTCCTTCGGCCGTGCTGGAATCCGGCTGGGCGCGCTGCTGGGCAATAAGCAACCGGGCAAAGGTGAGGTGGCTGTACTCGTCCAGGTAGCGAGCTTCATCGGTCACGGAGATCCCTTGGGCCCGTGCCCAGCCAGCGGCCTCGGCGAGGTCGCCCCGCCGTACCCGGATCCTGGCCTTGACCGCCGGAATGGGGCGCACATCGGGGAAGAACCCGGGCCGGAAAAGCTGCTCCGCGTGGTCCAGGTAGCTGAGGGCTGCCTCTGGACTGCCTTCGTCCTGTGCCACGAGTCCTTTGGCCAGGTACCACCGGTAAAGGCTTTCGGTCATGGGTTCCCGCTCCGCGAACGGTTCCGCCGCCTCAAGATGCAGCCGGGCCCCGTTGAGGTCCCCCGACTGCCGGCAGACCTCGCTCAGCCCCACATGCAGCTCTGAGCTCGCCCGCACCATGGAGTCGCCCAGGGACTCGGCCTGCCGGAGCGCGTTGTGGTAGATCCGGCGCGCCTGGCCGGGCCGGCCTGCTGAGAGCCACATGTCTGCGAGGATCACCGTGCTGCTGAGCTCGTCCAGCAGGTTTCCGGCAGCGTGCAGGCTCGCCACAGCCTCAGTGAAAGTGCGGAGCGCTTCGTGCACGTCACCGTCCGCCCATGCGGCGAGCCCCAGGAAACCGCCCGCAGCACCCCGCACCAGGTGGTGGTCCGGGCCCGCAAGATCGAGGGCGTTCCGCGCATGCGCCGACGTTTCGGCGGCATCGCCCCTTGCCTGCGCCAAAGAGGCGCGGTAGATCGCGATGGTGGCACCCAGCATCCGCCACTCTTGGTCACCGGGCTGCAGCATGGCCCCAGCTGGCGCTTCCGCGGGTGCCCGCCCCGTGTCCGCCAGGGCGCGTTCGGCGTCGGCAAGCCGCGCTTCCACTCCCGGGAAGTCTCCGGAAACCATCAGCATCCCCCCATAAAAGACACTGAGTAACGGGCTGCGCCGAATGGCAGCGTCCGGGAGCATCTTCAGCCAGCTGAACAGCAACGCGTCCTGGCGGCTGCGCCGGAGCATGGGCACGGCAGACTCAACCAGGTGCGCCGCGCGGTCAAAGTCCCGGCCTTCCATGGCATGCCGCACGGCGTCCTCCAAGAGCCCCTGGGACTCATACCAGCGGCTGGCACGCTGATGCAGCTGCGGAATCTGCCCCGGCTCCTCGCTGAGCAAGCGCCCCCGCAGGACATCGGCGAACAGGTGGTGGTACCGGTACCACTCGCGTTGATCGTCCAGCGGGATGACAAAAAGATTGGCGCGCTCCAGTGCCACAAGCATGTTTATCCCGTCGCCGCCGGCGGTGACCGCATCGCAGAGGGGCCCGTTGAGCGCGCTCAGGATGGCGGTGTGTAGCAGGAACTGGCGGATGGCGGCTGGCTGATGCTCCAGGACTTCGTCCACCAGGTAGTCCACGATGTACCGGTCATTACCGGCGAAGCTTTCGATGAACCCGGCTGGGTCCGGGCGGCCCCGGAGCGAGAGGACGGCGAGCTGGAGCGCCGCAATCCACCCCTCAGTCCGCTGCTCCAGTGTAGCCACGTCCGCGTCAGTCAGTTCCAGGCCTGCCGCGCTCAGATAGGCCGCGGCCTCGTCAGGGGTGAACCGGAGATCAGCGGCACGGATCTCCGCCAGTCTCCCCCGGGCCCGCCAGCGGGACAGGGGCAGGTCCGGATCGGCCCGAGTGCTCAGCACAACATGGACCTGCGGCGGAAGGTGCTCCAGGAAGTAAGCCACTCCGGTGCTCACGGCG contains:
- a CDS encoding peptidoglycan-binding protein, whose translation is MEQEMRPLTDDELMAEQATALPDKEVASVLDLNADLDLGIDAAAPIDLAVAANANVAAPIDAAASANILSYGSEAQALADQGVMIEQGIVADANAASAQDSTIDQSNDTVDGGTTDAGTEDGTAGAGTTDAGGALPDVGSLPVDPAAALDGDLLNVNVDLAADADIAAPINGAVAANANVAAPIDAAVAANIGSIDSQAYAVAEQDAIISQNIEGEANATADQQSDLRQ
- a CDS encoding NAD(P)/FAD-dependent oxidoreductase yields the protein MAVQHEVVIIGGGNAGVSLAARLERYGVKDVAVVEPKDHHFYQPLFSHIAGGRAPAAEAVRAQESVMPQGVTWIRDAATGVDTDANTVTLASGSSVSYGQLVVCPGLQYDWDAVPGLAEAVHSPHGTSHYEFELASKAWTLLSALTSGTAVFTMPAGPIKCGGASQKPMYLACDYWREQGILDRIRVVMVQPYPTVFGVPEVDRELDRKIAEYGIELRTNSELVAVDAAGQAATIRNLETGAEENLHYDVLNAVPPQSAPDWLKATDLPAAGDAGGFVEVDRQTLRHIRFQNVWSLGDAAGTTNSKSGGALRKQTKVLARNLVAARKGKPLRAKYNGYSVCPFTVSRDTVVFAEFDDRYRPMPTIPRVPTWNESRLSWVVDRDVFPQVYWNLILKGRA
- a CDS encoding acetate kinase, giving the protein MLVLVINSGSSSLKYQVRDVAAGSVLAEGLIEKIGMGNGGDGDGEIEGPRDHAEALEQVDAAIHQELGDLELGAVGHRVVHGGERFAEPVLIDNEITRAIERLNPLAPLHNPANVLGIRAITKKWPDMPQVAVFDTAFHRTLPQHAWRYAVPDELYTNHGIRRYGFHGTSHEYVARRAAALLDIPVEEFDGVIAHLGNGASVTAIRGGQSVDTSMGFTPLEGLVMGTRSGDLDPSILVFLGRAGWTPEDIDTMLNRESGLKGLAGNNDMRSVVEASEAGDAKAATALAVTSYRLAKYIGGYHVAVGGARALVFTAGIGENSHQFRALVADRLGALGIELDAGLNAQRSREPRVISTAQSAIPVLVVPTDEERAIAEATAAVVSG
- a CDS encoding DUF2306 domain-containing protein, coding for MTTRTAARSRPTGWLPFALLALVLFPAIAGTLRLVELAGGPHLLPENPRMTASPVPVVVHIICAVAYALLGAFQFAPGIRHRHPGWHRIAGRGAVGLGLAVAASGLWMTLFFARQPGTGELAFVFRIAFGFSMAAFILVGLSAVRRGDVSRHRAWMARAYALALGAGTQVFTQGFGEALFGVTELTNDLALGAGWVINLAVAEHFIHRGGHHGGDRTGGKANALADKVGTS
- a CDS encoding LuxR C-terminal-related transcriptional regulator, whose amino-acid sequence is MKRATMATKLYLPAPRRGFVARPRLRDLLDRGAEPGLTLVAAPAGFGKTALLADWFSEGSGKGRCAAWLSLDPTDSEPGAFWAYVIASLRTAAPGVGSAALELLGSSPSATELMLTSLVNDLVAVPHDVWLVLDDYHSVDSGAVSTGVAYFLEHLPPQVHVVLSTRADPDLPLSRWRARGRLAEIRAADLRFTPDEAAAYLSAAGLELTDADVATLEQRTEGWIAALQLAVLSLRGRPDPAGFIESFAGNDRYIVDYLVDEVLEHQPAAIRQFLLHTAILSALNGPLCDAVTAGGDGINMLVALERANLFVIPLDDQREWYRYHHLFADVLRGRLLSEEPGQIPQLHQRASRWYESQGLLEDAVRHAMEGRDFDRAAHLVESAVPMLRRSRQDALLFSWLKMLPDAAIRRSPLLSVFYGGMLMVSGDFPGVEARLADAERALADTGRAPAEAPAGAMLQPGDQEWRMLGATIAIYRASLAQARGDAAETSAHARNALDLAGPDHHLVRGAAGGFLGLAAWADGDVHEALRTFTEAVASLHAAGNLLDELSSTVILADMWLSAGRPGQARRIYHNALRQAESLGDSMVRASSELHVGLSEVCRQSGDLNGARLHLEAAEPFAEREPMTESLYRWYLAKGLVAQDEGSPEAALSYLDHAEQLFRPGFFPDVRPIPAVKARIRVRRGDLAEAAGWARAQGISVTDEARYLDEYSHLTFARLLIAQQRAQPDSSTAEGVVGLLDRLLAAAAAAGRAGSVLEIRMLQALAQDALGSHLLAREMLGTVLAGLSEPDEYVRLFLDEGPPMLELLRAATHDGGAAAAHRLLALEASMEPPPAAHGGQPPSGVEPLSARELQVLRHLDSELSGPEIARALFISHNTLRTHTRHVFTKLGVTSRRAAVRTAHDLGLL